In one window of Fictibacillus phosphorivorans DNA:
- a CDS encoding spore germination protein gives MMKWFKKKSKEQSHTIDLSDNTYSDIRELVDNAKESADFIHYPQKTVHHHIYISYYKAMIDGELLHRDLLPYLIHSKDFRHIKDLKDILPIESVTITNDIKEIQNKLLRGFIVVQLGEYDEECAVIRAENFATNRPVSVSEIEFSVIGPKEAFIENLDSNLYLIRRRLPVPELRFKEVVLGKFSKTRVIIAYLEGVAEKENLNTVMQRIKDIELEVIPDSSYLEQIISDNTKSVFPQLITTERPDRVVAMLNYGQIAILSEGSPQALLGPTGISEYFASPEDYYLSWLLGSLFRFIRFISVIFSTFATPLYVAVLTYHYQMIPKDLLAPLISSRVNIPFPPILEVLFLELTIELLREAGARLPTKVGQTLGIVGGIVIGQASVEAGLTSNILLIIVSLSALASFTTPIYKMANTIRILRFPFIFFAALWGGVGIVLAMSFILVHLLRLESLGRPYLQPIYPPRLLDMTDTIFRLPYNRLLKRPISLGTTLPSKDKVKEMRKKKDIDE, from the coding sequence ATGATGAAATGGTTTAAAAAGAAGTCGAAAGAGCAGAGTCATACGATCGATCTATCGGATAATACGTATAGCGATATTAGAGAGCTAGTAGATAATGCGAAGGAGTCTGCTGATTTTATCCATTATCCTCAAAAGACGGTACATCATCATATTTATATTTCTTATTATAAAGCGATGATCGATGGAGAATTGCTCCATCGAGACCTGCTTCCGTATTTAATACATAGCAAAGATTTTAGACACATTAAAGATTTAAAAGATATCTTACCAATCGAGAGCGTTACGATTACTAATGATATAAAAGAGATTCAAAACAAGTTGTTACGCGGTTTTATCGTGGTTCAACTCGGTGAATACGATGAAGAATGTGCGGTCATTCGGGCAGAGAACTTTGCTACTAACCGGCCCGTATCTGTTTCTGAAATTGAGTTTTCTGTTATTGGACCGAAAGAAGCTTTTATTGAGAACTTAGATAGCAATCTGTATCTGATTCGTAGACGATTGCCAGTTCCTGAACTCCGGTTTAAAGAAGTAGTACTCGGGAAATTTTCAAAGACACGAGTTATTATCGCGTATTTAGAAGGTGTTGCTGAAAAAGAGAACTTAAATACTGTTATGCAACGAATTAAAGATATTGAGCTGGAAGTCATTCCGGATAGTTCGTACTTAGAACAGATCATATCGGATAATACGAAATCGGTTTTTCCGCAGCTCATCACAACCGAACGACCAGACAGGGTTGTAGCCATGTTGAATTATGGTCAAATTGCGATTCTCTCAGAAGGTTCGCCTCAAGCCCTGCTAGGTCCAACGGGTATCTCGGAATACTTTGCATCACCAGAAGATTATTATCTATCATGGCTCTTGGGATCATTGTTCCGATTCATCCGCTTTATTTCGGTTATTTTTTCAACTTTTGCAACACCGCTTTATGTCGCCGTACTCACTTACCACTATCAGATGATACCTAAAGATCTATTAGCACCTTTGATCTCGTCACGCGTGAACATTCCATTTCCACCTATATTGGAAGTGTTGTTTTTAGAATTGACGATTGAGTTGTTGCGGGAAGCAGGTGCACGTCTTCCTACGAAAGTTGGTCAGACACTGGGAATCGTAGGAGGTATCGTAATCGGACAGGCGTCTGTTGAAGCGGGATTAACGAGTAATATTCTTTTGATCATCGTTTCTTTATCTGCACTAGCATCGTTTACGACACCCATCTATAAAATGGCGAATACGATTCGTATCCTCCGTTTTCCATTCATCTTTTTTGCGGCACTTTGGGGCGGGGTGGGAATTGTATTGGCAATGTCGTTTATTCTCGTCCATCTTTTGCGACTAGAATCATTAGGCAGGCCATATTTACAGCCAATCTATCCGCCTCGATTATTAGATATGACGGATACGATTTTTCGACTGCCCTATAATAGGCTATTGAAGCGTCCAATCTCATTAGGAACTACACTGCCATCTAAAGATAAAGTGAAAGAAATGAGAAAGAAAAAGGACATCGACGAATGA
- the pyrH gene encoding UMP kinase gives MRYKRVLIKLSGGALAGQQGSGFDHLSLNHIAKEVLSVLEKGIEVAIVVGGGNIFRGNLAEYWGIERVEADQIGTLGTVINSLMLRGVLKSKIDQEVRVMSSVPISAVAEPYIRLRAVHHLNKGYVVIFAGGNGQPYVTTDYPAVQRALEMNCDAILCAKQGVDGVYDSDPNRFKQARKYATLQYDEAIRNNLKVMDQSALILARDHGLPIHLFDFNQEGSFLKICNGEDVGTFISHNIETALV, from the coding sequence ATGCGTTATAAACGAGTACTGATTAAATTAAGTGGTGGGGCACTTGCTGGGCAACAAGGATCAGGTTTTGATCACCTTTCTTTAAATCACATTGCAAAAGAAGTATTATCTGTTCTTGAAAAAGGGATTGAAGTGGCTATCGTTGTGGGTGGAGGAAATATTTTCAGAGGTAATTTAGCAGAGTATTGGGGAATTGAAAGAGTAGAAGCTGATCAGATCGGAACGCTTGGAACGGTCATCAATAGCTTGATGCTTAGAGGGGTTTTGAAAAGTAAAATAGACCAAGAAGTAAGAGTGATGAGTTCTGTTCCCATCAGTGCCGTAGCGGAACCATATATTCGCTTAAGAGCGGTACATCATTTAAACAAAGGATACGTCGTCATTTTTGCTGGAGGGAATGGTCAACCCTACGTTACTACTGACTATCCGGCGGTTCAAAGAGCGCTAGAGATGAACTGTGATGCGATTCTATGTGCTAAGCAAGGTGTGGATGGTGTGTATGATAGTGATCCTAATCGTTTCAAACAAGCAAGAAAATACGCAACTTTGCAATATGACGAAGCTATCAGAAATAATTTAAAAGTGATGGATCAATCCGCTCTTATCTTAGCGCGTGACCATGGATTGCCGATTCACCTCTTTGATTTTAACCAAGAAGGATCATTTCTTAAGATCTGTAACGGTGAAGATGTAGGGACATTTATAAGTCACAATATAGAAACTGCTCTTGTATAA
- a CDS encoding ZIP family metal transporter, which translates to MLLAAFWGGIAGSAVLLGCFTALAFRIPKKWTAWIMAFGTGILIGAVSFELLIEAVEQSDLIVTSSGFILGAAIFTGINSFLAKKGGHERKKSGDKKTKGVGMAIFLGTLLDAIPESVLIGASLIDHSKVSWLLVVAIFLSNFPEGLSSSIGLLREGFSRRKILGMWLSVFAISALAAFLGYLLLENASVASLSLIGAFAGGAIMAMVASTMLPEAHEDAGVAAGFITSLGLLCSMLLTHLS; encoded by the coding sequence ATGCTACTAGCCGCCTTTTGGGGAGGTATAGCAGGTTCTGCTGTACTTTTAGGATGTTTTACAGCCCTAGCTTTTCGAATTCCTAAAAAATGGACTGCTTGGATCATGGCTTTTGGAACAGGAATTTTAATAGGTGCTGTTTCGTTTGAACTTTTGATCGAGGCAGTAGAGCAGAGCGATTTAATCGTTACTTCTTCCGGCTTTATTTTAGGAGCAGCGATTTTTACGGGCATTAATAGTTTTCTTGCCAAAAAAGGCGGCCATGAAAGGAAGAAGTCAGGCGATAAGAAAACCAAAGGGGTAGGCATGGCTATTTTCCTTGGCACATTGTTAGATGCCATTCCAGAATCTGTTTTGATTGGTGCAAGCTTGATCGATCATAGCAAAGTAAGCTGGCTCCTTGTCGTGGCCATTTTTTTAAGCAACTTTCCTGAAGGGCTTTCAAGTTCAATAGGGTTGTTAAGAGAAGGATTTTCGCGTCGAAAAATTCTTGGTATGTGGCTTTCTGTTTTTGCCATATCTGCACTCGCGGCTTTTTTGGGATATCTCTTGTTAGAGAATGCTTCTGTAGCTTCACTATCGTTGATCGGTGCTTTTGCAGGAGGTGCCATCATGGCGATGGTAGCGTCAACCATGCTTCCTGAAGCACATGAAGATGCGGGAGTAGCCGCGGGTTTTATAACTTCTCTAGGTCTTTTATGTTCGATGCTTCTAACTCATCTATCATGA
- a CDS encoding mechanosensitive ion channel, with protein sequence MYDYNGVTDSWMAYLGRLPDLLLAILVLLIGWLIASLVAKAVKKALHKTNFDNKVLRWMKPDTHEDQVQQTRTSKYSFEEVISKVVFWILMAVAIVMFLNMLSLPYVAQPISNALGVIAAAIPNLLKAALIAAVAWLIASGLSILVRKLGQNTRFERLLHRWKLTRDPSQSDKAVFSASKAVFYLTLLLFLPAVLSALGIDAISEPLEGMLTGLFAFLPKLLGAAIILFVGWLVAKIVKEIIVNFLQSIGTDRLASKLGAERALEKTSLSQIIGTIVYVFILIPVVISALETLDINGISGPAIGMLGQIMDMIPNIIVAILLVAVGLWLGKWVKQAVTSLLERVGFNGIFYKMGLGSLHKTNQTFTISEMIGYAAQVVVVLLFTIEALQLVKLESLVNILSVVLAYIPMVLTAVLILGIGFYAGDLVKRVVQSMIKQQTEGKLLGNIAKYTIITLAFFMALDQLGVAKTIVNAAFILILGGFTIAFGLAFGLGGREAAGRTLNKWSRKMEETTIQSPDPAEWKDKTSLKDFRTDSSKPESNLIDVDIHKPHTIAKDRQFDHLNTPSEEFGINNNPKRNE encoded by the coding sequence ATGTACGATTACAATGGAGTTACAGATTCTTGGATGGCTTATTTAGGTAGATTGCCAGATTTGCTTCTTGCTATTTTAGTTTTATTAATTGGTTGGCTGATCGCCTCATTGGTTGCAAAAGCAGTAAAAAAAGCATTACACAAAACGAATTTTGACAACAAAGTCTTGAGGTGGATGAAGCCTGATACCCATGAAGATCAAGTGCAACAAACGCGCACCAGCAAGTATTCTTTTGAAGAAGTAATCAGTAAGGTTGTATTTTGGATCCTTATGGCAGTAGCCATTGTCATGTTCTTAAACATGCTTAGTCTTCCGTATGTCGCACAACCAATATCAAATGCTTTAGGTGTGATTGCGGCAGCGATTCCTAATTTACTAAAAGCTGCACTAATCGCGGCAGTAGCTTGGTTGATCGCCTCTGGTTTATCGATATTAGTCAGAAAGTTAGGCCAGAATACCCGATTTGAAAGGTTATTACACCGTTGGAAGTTGACTCGTGACCCTTCTCAATCTGACAAGGCTGTTTTCTCAGCATCAAAAGCTGTATTTTACCTCACATTGTTATTGTTCCTACCAGCAGTATTATCTGCATTAGGCATTGATGCCATTTCTGAACCATTGGAAGGCATGCTAACGGGCCTCTTCGCATTCTTACCAAAACTGCTCGGAGCGGCAATCATTCTTTTTGTAGGGTGGTTGGTTGCTAAAATCGTTAAAGAAATCATTGTGAACTTCTTACAGAGCATTGGTACAGATCGTTTAGCTTCAAAACTAGGTGCCGAACGTGCACTTGAAAAGACATCTCTTTCTCAAATCATCGGGACCATCGTGTATGTATTTATCTTAATTCCAGTTGTTATTTCAGCTCTAGAAACACTTGATATCAATGGTATTTCTGGACCTGCAATCGGTATGTTAGGTCAGATCATGGACATGATTCCAAACATCATTGTTGCGATCCTTTTAGTAGCAGTCGGATTATGGTTAGGAAAATGGGTAAAACAAGCTGTTACCTCTTTATTAGAACGAGTTGGGTTCAATGGCATCTTTTATAAGATGGGTCTTGGATCACTTCATAAAACCAATCAGACATTTACGATTTCTGAAATGATTGGATATGCGGCTCAAGTCGTTGTGGTGCTGCTGTTTACGATTGAAGCCCTGCAGCTTGTTAAGCTAGAGAGCTTAGTTAACATACTATCCGTGGTACTTGCATATATCCCGATGGTGTTAACAGCTGTGTTGATACTAGGAATCGGGTTCTATGCTGGAGACCTTGTGAAACGCGTTGTTCAGAGTATGATCAAACAACAAACTGAAGGCAAGCTACTTGGCAACATCGCGAAGTATACGATTATTACACTTGCTTTCTTTATGGCTCTTGATCAGCTTGGAGTAGCGAAAACGATCGTAAATGCTGCATTTATTCTCATACTAGGTGGTTTTACGATTGCGTTTGGTCTAGCATTCGGACTGGGTGGTCGTGAAGCGGCTGGGCGAACGCTTAATAAATGGAGTCGAAAAATGGAAGAGACAACGATTCAAAGTCCAGACCCAGCAGAATGGAAAGACAAGACGAGTCTAAAAGATTTTAGAACAGACTCTTCTAAACCGGAAAGCAATCTTATCGATGTGGATATTCATAAACCTCATACGATTGCAAAAGATCGTCAGTTCGATCATTTAAACACACCTAGTGAAGAATTTGGTATAAACAATAATCCAAAACGAAATGAGTAA
- a CDS encoding ABC transporter ATP-binding protein has product MIVVKDLEKHYKIAKRDPGLRGAIKSLFHRKFETKKAVKKINMHIEAGEMVGYIGANGAGKSTTIKMLTGILTPTSGEVKVNGIIPYENRQQNASHIGAVFGQRTQLFWDIPVRESYELLKHIYEIPQAQYDETLKEFIDVLHLEPLLGIPVRQLSLGQKMRCELAAAFLHRPKVVYLDEPTIGLDVAVKVRIRAFIKQMNARYGTTVLLTTHDMQDIEEICQRIIIIDDGSVIYDGSIQDIKSQFGDKRVIHFELEDAADSFVLPEAISAVTEVLPKSDEDPHLVSLSFSNKNISGAEVIHTMMNHYAVADLTIADAKIETIVEEIYGRGMKKEVQHEEIL; this is encoded by the coding sequence ATGATCGTCGTAAAAGATTTAGAAAAACATTATAAGATTGCAAAGCGAGATCCTGGATTAAGAGGAGCTATAAAATCGTTGTTTCATAGGAAATTTGAAACGAAAAAAGCTGTTAAAAAAATCAACATGCACATTGAAGCGGGAGAGATGGTTGGCTACATCGGTGCGAATGGTGCTGGCAAATCGACAACGATTAAGATGTTGACCGGTATTCTCACACCGACTTCTGGTGAGGTAAAAGTAAACGGCATCATTCCTTACGAGAACAGACAACAAAATGCGAGTCATATTGGTGCCGTTTTCGGTCAGCGCACACAATTATTCTGGGATATTCCGGTCAGAGAAAGCTATGAACTTCTTAAACACATTTACGAGATTCCACAGGCCCAATATGATGAAACTTTAAAAGAGTTCATTGATGTTCTTCATTTAGAGCCATTGCTAGGCATCCCTGTAAGGCAGCTTTCGTTAGGACAAAAGATGCGTTGTGAACTTGCTGCCGCTTTTTTACACCGTCCAAAAGTAGTCTATTTGGATGAACCTACCATAGGATTGGATGTAGCGGTTAAGGTTCGAATTCGCGCTTTCATCAAACAGATGAACGCTAGATACGGCACCACTGTGCTTCTTACTACTCATGACATGCAGGACATCGAAGAGATCTGTCAGCGAATTATCATTATCGATGATGGAAGTGTGATCTATGATGGGTCGATTCAAGATATCAAATCGCAGTTTGGTGATAAGCGTGTTATTCATTTTGAGTTAGAAGATGCTGCTGATTCTTTTGTTTTACCGGAAGCAATAAGTGCCGTAACAGAGGTACTGCCAAAAAGCGATGAAGATCCTCATCTTGTATCCCTCTCGTTCAGCAATAAAAATATCTCTGGTGCAGAAGTCATCCATACGATGATGAATCATTATGCTGTTGCGGATCTAACCATCGCCGATGCAAAGATTGAAACAATTGTAGAAGAAATTTATGGAAGAGGCATGAAGAAGGAGGTCCAGCATGAGGAAATACTTTGA
- a CDS encoding ABC transporter permease — MRKYFEFARVQMQVHAAYSAWFWANTFSILLRMLVIYFFWKAVYSSRTEIEGLPFDGMITYIIIAMFLQMFVSGVGQELAHTIKDGNVAIELMRPYNLITRLVAMDLGDKVIHFVRGALPLSILAFIFMDITLPTTWQAGLLFLLSAFMGIWIGTFFDLLIAILAFWTINLWGLQVMKEAVISFFSGALVPLILFPEWFQTISLFLPFQAMVYVPVAIYTGILTGTEAWLALGSQIFWVVSLFILLRILWSIAIKKVTIFGG, encoded by the coding sequence ATGAGGAAATACTTTGAGTTTGCTAGAGTGCAGATGCAAGTACATGCTGCCTATTCCGCATGGTTCTGGGCTAATACTTTCTCCATTTTGCTACGGATGCTTGTTATCTATTTCTTTTGGAAAGCCGTGTACAGCAGCCGAACGGAAATAGAAGGACTACCATTCGATGGGATGATTACGTACATTATTATCGCTATGTTTTTACAGATGTTTGTTTCAGGTGTAGGTCAGGAACTAGCGCATACGATCAAAGATGGAAATGTTGCCATTGAACTGATGAGACCTTACAACTTAATCACTCGTTTAGTCGCTATGGATCTAGGTGATAAAGTTATTCATTTCGTACGTGGGGCGCTTCCTTTAAGCATTCTTGCATTTATATTTATGGATATCACCCTTCCAACCACATGGCAAGCTGGTCTATTATTCTTACTCAGTGCCTTTATGGGTATTTGGATCGGTACTTTTTTTGATCTATTAATTGCGATTCTAGCTTTTTGGACCATAAATCTTTGGGGTCTACAAGTTATGAAAGAAGCCGTTATCTCCTTTTTTTCCGGCGCACTCGTCCCACTTATCTTATTTCCTGAGTGGTTTCAAACGATCAGCCTTTTTCTGCCGTTTCAAGCGATGGTCTATGTACCCGTTGCCATCTACACCGGCATCCTGACAGGTACAGAAGCTTGGCTTGCGCTCGGATCACAAATTTTTTGGGTAGTTTCACTCTTTATTCTATTAAGGATATTATGGTCGATTGCGATAAAAAAAGTTACTATTTTCGGAGGTTAG
- a CDS encoding ABC transporter permease, whose translation MDFLLGVLSVMLQQFAGIFFVKIVFDHIHALNGWTFYEILFIYGIAATGRSIHHIFFDNLWTLGWQYIRPGKFDRLLIRPINPLFHFIADRLQQDGFGQLFIGIIVIGTAMPHLGISWGILEFFILVIMIISSGFIFVAINLFFATLSFWMVDSLPIVWTIFNLSDFARYPLTIYHKGIRHFLTWIVPYGFTAFYPAAYFIKGSGFERLALLTPVVAIFSCIIAYWFWNRGLKAFTSTGS comes from the coding sequence ATGGATTTTTTACTAGGCGTCCTTTCTGTCATGCTTCAGCAGTTTGCAGGAATCTTCTTCGTAAAAATTGTATTTGATCATATCCATGCTTTGAACGGTTGGACCTTTTATGAAATTTTATTTATTTACGGAATTGCCGCCACAGGCCGCTCGATTCATCATATCTTCTTTGATAATCTGTGGACACTTGGCTGGCAGTATATTCGACCAGGCAAGTTCGATCGTCTTTTGATCAGACCGATCAATCCGCTGTTTCATTTTATTGCCGACCGCTTGCAGCAAGATGGTTTTGGCCAGTTGTTCATCGGGATTATCGTCATTGGTACAGCTATGCCACACTTAGGCATCTCATGGGGAATCCTTGAATTTTTTATACTTGTTATTATGATCATCTCATCCGGTTTCATTTTTGTTGCGATCAACCTCTTCTTTGCGACATTGTCGTTTTGGATGGTCGACAGTCTGCCTATCGTTTGGACGATCTTTAATCTAAGTGATTTTGCTCGGTATCCTTTAACGATCTATCATAAGGGAATCCGTCACTTCCTAACGTGGATCGTTCCTTATGGGTTTACTGCATTTTATCCTGCAGCATATTTTATCAAAGGTTCAGGATTTGAAAGATTGGCTCTATTAACACCTGTTGTCGCCATCTTCTCTTGCATCATTGCATACTGGTTTTGGAATAGAGGGCTCAAGGCATTTACGAGCACAGGAAGTTAA
- a CDS encoding superoxide dismutase family protein, which yields MKKLGMVLFYMLLLLLLASCGNKNKEDEHKNHDMEESKAEAQSQAASSKVKGGSYIVNLVNAKGDKAGEATLTQTGDGVKVEVNATGVKPGEHGIHFHETAKCTPPDFKSAGAHFNPTEKKHGFLNPKGPHVGDIQNVKADKSGVVKDEVVSNLVTLSEGSDNSLFANGGTSLVIHDKADDYKTDPSGNSGDRVLCGVIKK from the coding sequence TTGAAAAAATTAGGAATGGTTTTGTTCTACATGTTGCTCTTACTCCTACTCGCATCATGTGGAAACAAAAATAAAGAAGACGAACACAAAAATCATGATATGGAAGAATCCAAAGCTGAAGCGCAATCTCAAGCTGCATCTAGTAAGGTAAAAGGCGGTTCTTATATCGTTAACCTTGTTAATGCAAAAGGAGATAAAGCGGGAGAAGCAACGTTAACTCAGACAGGAGATGGCGTTAAGGTCGAAGTGAACGCGACTGGGGTAAAGCCAGGTGAACACGGCATTCATTTTCATGAAACAGCAAAGTGTACACCACCAGATTTCAAGTCAGCGGGAGCGCACTTTAATCCTACCGAAAAGAAGCATGGATTTTTGAATCCGAAAGGACCACATGTAGGTGATATTCAAAATGTGAAGGCTGATAAAAGCGGAGTCGTAAAAGACGAAGTAGTATCCAACCTCGTGACGCTTTCAGAAGGCAGTGACAACTCGCTTTTTGCTAACGGTGGAACATCACTTGTGATTCATGACAAGGCGGATGATTATAAAACAGATCCTTCAGGAAATTCAGGAGACCGTGTATTGTGTGGAGTTATTAAAAAGTAA
- a CDS encoding peptidase E — protein sequence MKQNIRKQIIAMGGGGFSMEPENKRLDRYILKQSKADRPRICFIPTASGDSDGYIERFYTAFQSEECEPTHLSLFSPPKDLEIFVEQQDVFYVGGGNTKNLLALWKEWGLDVLLKKAYEDGKILAGLSAGSLCWFEEGVTDSFGPLAKLECLGFISGSHCPHYDGEKERRPAYHKLIENGLKPGYAADDGAGLHFVNGELYKVVSSRDHAKGYFVEYDGENVNEVELETLFLK from the coding sequence ATGAAACAAAACATCAGAAAACAGATTATTGCTATGGGTGGCGGGGGCTTTTCCATGGAGCCAGAAAATAAGAGATTAGATCGCTACATTCTGAAGCAAAGTAAGGCTGATCGACCTCGCATTTGTTTTATTCCTACAGCAAGTGGAGATTCAGATGGTTATATCGAACGATTCTATACAGCGTTTCAATCAGAAGAGTGTGAACCTACACATCTTTCTTTATTTTCACCACCCAAGGATTTGGAGATTTTTGTAGAGCAGCAAGATGTTTTTTACGTAGGAGGAGGCAATACAAAGAATCTTTTAGCACTATGGAAAGAATGGGGACTAGATGTTCTTTTAAAGAAAGCATATGAAGATGGAAAGATCTTAGCAGGACTCAGCGCGGGATCTCTCTGCTGGTTTGAAGAAGGCGTAACCGATTCGTTCGGCCCATTAGCTAAACTTGAGTGTTTAGGCTTCATTTCAGGAAGTCATTGTCCGCATTATGATGGAGAAAAAGAGCGAAGACCCGCTTATCATAAACTCATTGAGAATGGACTAAAACCAGGGTATGCTGCAGACGACGGTGCGGGACTGCACTTTGTGAATGGCGAATTATATAAAGTTGTAAGTTCGAGAGATCACGCGAAAGGCTATTTTGTTGAATATGATGGAGAAAACGTGAACGAGGTGGAACTTGAAACACTTTTTTTAAAATGA
- a CDS encoding ABC transporter permease, whose protein sequence is MKFKDKHRFVKSNMKRNKTRVWMTILASTMGCAFLIMLASVGFAIHKTAIDDVMSYRLMNEIEIQKENGPLVEKDVKNLEKVKNVKAVSGKKYVPASEMSLGEYTVYAEVNSANIPSERKAGLQLEKGRMPKSKNEVIIGHHFAQELRKEMPENFTEGMSEEEAQKKIKELAYDRDLLNQTLTYHMKVDQPESKIDAEIKTVQVKVVGIKEKPKKEWMIDSSVLITDDLRDEIMPLLSEMDPELKNSDDSYSTVKVYTSSAEEVKEVSEKIKDEGYLTYSVVSELKELNIYFTLFKAGLIFIGGIAVLIASIGIFNTMTMAVTERSQDIGIMKAIGATPKTIKRIFLLESGYIGLWGVGLGTILAYLISYGVNFALPIIVEQVMNEKPPEDFILSYIPWSLTAIAVTICMSVTLLSGWRPAAKATTVDVLKALRRDV, encoded by the coding sequence ATGAAGTTCAAAGATAAACATCGATTTGTAAAAAGTAATATGAAAAGAAACAAGACCCGTGTATGGATGACAATACTTGCATCTACGATGGGGTGTGCTTTTTTAATCATGCTGGCCTCTGTAGGTTTTGCGATACATAAGACAGCCATAGATGATGTGATGAGCTATCGGTTGATGAACGAGATCGAAATACAGAAAGAAAACGGTCCTTTAGTTGAGAAAGACGTGAAAAATCTTGAAAAGGTTAAAAATGTTAAAGCGGTTAGTGGAAAGAAATATGTACCTGCGAGCGAAATGTCACTAGGAGAATACACAGTATATGCTGAAGTAAACAGTGCAAATATACCTTCTGAGAGAAAAGCGGGATTGCAGCTTGAAAAAGGAAGAATGCCCAAGAGTAAAAATGAGGTTATTATCGGACACCATTTTGCTCAAGAATTAAGAAAAGAGATGCCTGAAAACTTTACAGAAGGAATGAGTGAGGAAGAGGCACAAAAGAAGATTAAGGAATTAGCTTATGATAGAGATTTGTTAAATCAAACATTAACTTATCATATGAAGGTAGATCAGCCAGAGAGTAAAATAGATGCCGAGATAAAAACGGTACAAGTAAAAGTGGTGGGGATCAAGGAGAAACCAAAAAAAGAATGGATGATCGACAGTTCGGTGTTAATTACGGATGATCTTCGTGATGAAATTATGCCTCTATTGAGTGAGATGGATCCTGAGCTTAAGAACAGTGACGATTCATATAGTACTGTCAAAGTATACACTTCATCAGCCGAAGAGGTTAAAGAAGTATCCGAAAAGATCAAAGATGAAGGTTATCTCACGTATTCTGTAGTTAGCGAACTAAAAGAACTGAACATCTATTTCACATTGTTTAAAGCGGGCTTGATTTTCATTGGTGGTATTGCCGTCCTCATTGCTTCTATTGGAATATTTAATACGATGACGATGGCTGTTACGGAGCGCTCTCAAGACATCGGTATCATGAAAGCGATTGGCGCAACACCAAAAACGATCAAGCGCATCTTTCTTTTAGAGAGTGGATATATCGGATTATGGGGAGTGGGCTTAGGGACCATTTTAGCGTATCTCATCAGCTATGGAGTCAATTTTGCGCTTCCTATCATCGTTGAACAGGTTATGAACGAAAAGCCACCTGAAGATTTTATTTTATCTTATATTCCATGGAGTCTGACTGCAATCGCCGTAACGATTTGTATGAGTGTAACTTTACTCTCTGGTTGGCGGCCAGCAGCCAAAGCTACCACAGTTGATGTATTAAAAGCTTTAAGAAGAGATGTTTAA
- a CDS encoding ABC transporter ATP-binding protein, which translates to MISVRDLSYAFKIGKKEKENVVPVLHHVDLQVAEGEIVAIIGRSGSGKSTLLNLISGFIRSQTGEIVIDGKQVSKLSESKWAEFRLEHLGFIFQSFQLIPSMTAYENVELPLVLKGVSEKDRKDQTMKMLKRVGLEQYQSHYPGELSGGQQQRVSIARALILNPPLILADEPTGSLDSENEKELLNFIKELNEKDGITFLIITHDHEVASIAHRKVEIRDGYLREGSMLHEVQR; encoded by the coding sequence ATGATATCTGTAAGGGATTTATCATACGCGTTCAAAATTGGTAAGAAAGAAAAAGAGAATGTCGTACCGGTTCTGCATCATGTCGATCTGCAAGTAGCAGAAGGTGAAATTGTAGCGATCATAGGAAGAAGCGGATCAGGAAAGTCGACTCTATTAAACTTAATCTCTGGCTTTATTAGGTCGCAAACAGGAGAGATCGTGATTGATGGAAAGCAGGTCAGCAAACTATCTGAATCAAAATGGGCTGAATTTCGTTTAGAGCATCTAGGCTTTATTTTTCAAAGCTTTCAGCTGATTCCTAGCATGACTGCCTATGAAAATGTAGAACTTCCATTGGTACTTAAAGGCGTTAGCGAAAAAGATAGAAAAGACCAAACGATGAAAATGTTAAAGAGGGTCGGACTTGAGCAGTATCAAAGCCACTATCCGGGAGAACTTTCAGGAGGTCAGCAGCAACGCGTAAGTATAGCCCGTGCACTAATCTTGAATCCGCCTCTTATCTTGGCAGATGAACCAACAGGTAGTCTTGATTCTGAGAACGAAAAAGAACTATTAAACTTTATAAAAGAATTGAATGAAAAAGATGGAATTACATTTTTAATCATCACACACGACCATGAAGTAGCTTCAATTGCTCATCGAAAAGTGGAAATTAGAGACGGTTATTTAAGAGAAGGGAGCATGCTTCATGAAGTTCAAAGATAA